A genomic window from Tolypothrix sp. PCC 7910 includes:
- a CDS encoding cupin domain-containing protein, translating to MTSTITSNQSFVTQLREQIEYPHSGVLSKMLLKDQVCQYTLFCLAANTEISEHTSTRNATISVIEGKGLLTLCSENIVLEPGVLVFMPANAPHALQTAENLSFLLILSEKASDKN from the coding sequence ATGACTTCCACAATCACAAGCAACCAATCTTTTGTTACTCAACTGCGCGAACAAATTGAATATCCCCATAGTGGAGTTCTCAGTAAAATGCTGCTCAAAGACCAAGTTTGTCAATATACCTTATTTTGTCTAGCAGCGAATACAGAAATTTCGGAACATACTTCAACTCGCAATGCCACAATCAGTGTCATTGAAGGTAAAGGTTTACTAACTTTATGCAGTGAGAATATTGTCCTAGAGCCTGGTGTTTTAGTTTTTATGCCTGCTAATGCACCTCACGCTTTACAAACTGCAGAAAATCTCAGCTTTTTACTCATACTTTCAGAGAAAGCATCAGATAAAAATTAA
- a CDS encoding cyclopropane-fatty-acyl-phospholipid synthase family protein codes for MTNLTLNLQTASGHQVLAAAGKKYLRPGGRIATDKLLMWANLQPGETVLELASSFGYSAIALAQRYHVKVIGIEKNHESVIHARANIRAAGLDNQIEIIEGDIFHLDQIPIKFDYVLAEAILTMQSPQGKAKILAAIYNRLKPGGKFLSHELLACNKEEEIRAELAQVIRVNSTPLSEASWITAFATAGLQVQQHHTGSMNLLNWQRMLQEEGIMNTIKILWNILTQPLIRKRVLEMRHVFHKYHEELGYILISAVAQ; via the coding sequence ATGACCAACCTTACCCTCAATTTGCAAACAGCTTCCGGACACCAAGTTTTAGCAGCCGCAGGTAAAAAATATCTGCGTCCTGGCGGAAGAATAGCTACAGATAAATTGCTCATGTGGGCAAATTTACAACCAGGAGAAACAGTTTTAGAGCTAGCTTCTAGCTTTGGTTATAGTGCGATCGCTCTTGCTCAACGCTACCATGTAAAAGTAATTGGAATAGAAAAAAATCACGAAAGTGTAATTCACGCCCGTGCTAATATTCGCGCCGCTGGATTAGACAACCAAATCGAAATTATTGAAGGTGATATTTTTCATCTTGATCAAATACCAATTAAATTCGACTACGTTTTAGCAGAAGCTATTCTCACAATGCAATCTCCACAGGGGAAAGCTAAAATTTTAGCGGCAATTTATAATCGCTTGAAACCAGGAGGAAAATTCCTCTCTCATGAATTATTAGCTTGTAACAAAGAAGAGGAAATTCGTGCTGAATTAGCTCAGGTAATTCGTGTTAATTCTACACCGCTTTCTGAAGCTAGCTGGATTACAGCTTTCGCGACAGCAGGATTACAAGTACAACAGCATCATACTGGTTCCATGAATTTATTGAATTGGCAACGAATGCTGCAAGAAGAAGGCATTATGAACACAATCAAAATTTTGTGGAATATCTTAACGCAACCCTTAATCCGCAAGCGTGTTTTAGAAATGCGCCATGTCTTCCATAAATATCATGAGGAATTAGGCTACATCCTGATATCTGCTGTTGCCCAATAA
- the ilvC gene encoding ketol-acid reductoisomerase, translating into MARMYYDEDANLDLLAGKTIAIIGYGSQGHAHALNLKDSGLDVIVGLYPGSKSAAKAEAAGLKVKNVADAANAADFIMILLPDEVQKSVYKNEIEPNLQEGNVLAFAHGFNIHFGQVVPPANVDVVMVAPKGPGHLVRRTYEQGQGVPALFAVYQDASGRARDRAMAYARGIGGTRAGVLETTFREETETDLFGEQAVLCGGLSALIKAGFETLVEAGYQPELAYFECLHEVKLIVDLVVEGGLAKMRDSISNTAEYGDYTRGPRVVNDQTKAEMRKILSEIQSGQFAREFVLENQSGKPGFTAMRRQEAEHHIEEVGKDLRAMFSWLKKA; encoded by the coding sequence ATGGCCCGGATGTACTATGACGAAGATGCCAATTTAGACCTTTTGGCGGGAAAAACCATTGCAATCATTGGTTACGGTTCCCAAGGTCATGCTCACGCCCTTAATCTTAAAGATAGCGGTTTAGATGTAATTGTAGGGCTATATCCGGGCAGTAAATCAGCTGCCAAGGCGGAAGCGGCTGGATTAAAAGTCAAAAATGTCGCGGATGCTGCGAATGCTGCTGACTTTATCATGATTTTGTTGCCTGATGAAGTGCAGAAGTCAGTTTACAAAAACGAAATTGAACCCAATTTACAAGAAGGTAACGTTTTAGCTTTTGCTCACGGTTTTAATATTCACTTTGGGCAAGTTGTACCACCTGCAAATGTAGATGTGGTTATGGTTGCACCTAAAGGGCCAGGACATTTAGTCCGTCGGACTTACGAACAAGGGCAAGGCGTACCAGCGCTGTTTGCTGTTTATCAAGATGCTAGCGGTCGGGCACGCGATCGCGCGATGGCATACGCTAGAGGTATTGGTGGTACTCGTGCTGGTGTTCTAGAAACAACTTTCCGTGAAGAGACCGAAACTGATTTGTTCGGCGAACAAGCAGTATTGTGTGGTGGTTTGAGTGCTTTAATCAAAGCTGGATTTGAAACTTTGGTAGAAGCTGGTTATCAGCCAGAATTGGCTTATTTTGAATGTCTGCACGAAGTCAAACTAATTGTTGACTTAGTTGTAGAAGGTGGTTTAGCCAAAATGCGTGACAGTATTTCTAATACTGCTGAATATGGCGATTACACCCGTGGCCCTCGGGTTGTAAATGACCAAACCAAAGCTGAAATGCGGAAGATTCTCAGCGAAATTCAATCCGGTCAATTTGCTCGGGAATTTGTGTTAGAAAATCAATCTGGTAAACCCGGCTTTACCGCTATGCGTCGTCAAGAAGCCGAACACCACATTGAAGAAGTAGGCAAAGATTTACGTGCCATGTTTAGCTGGCTGAAAAAAGCGTAA
- a CDS encoding NupC/NupG family nucleoside CNT transporter, which translates to MERAISALGILVFIGISYALSVNRSAVRWRTVAWGLGLEFIFALLILKIPGGLAVFKTLGDVVTNFLAFSDVGAKFVFGENFKEHLFAFQVLPTIIFFSAFISILYYYGILQRIVSGMAWVMMKTMKTSGSESLSCASNIFLGPTESALIVKPYVAKMTQSELHAVMTGGFATIAGGVLGAYLSFGIPAEHLIAAFFMTAPVSLVVSKILYPETEVSATATHAQLDVQTNYVNVIDATTSGAIDGVKLAVNVGVIIIAFLSLLAALNAFLGWLGGLVGLPQLSLQWILSYIMAPVAWMMGVPWADCLQVGALLGTKTILNEFIAFLDLKTLIESGKISQRAIVIATYALCNFANLGSIGITIGGIAGMAPDRQHDLARMGVKSMLGGLLAGFITACIAGMLV; encoded by the coding sequence ATGGAACGCGCTATCTCCGCGTTAGGAATTTTAGTTTTTATTGGTATATCTTATGCGCTTTCTGTGAATCGCAGCGCGGTGCGTTGGCGGACTGTCGCTTGGGGGTTGGGTTTGGAGTTTATATTTGCACTGCTAATTCTCAAAATTCCTGGGGGTTTGGCTGTATTTAAAACTCTAGGGGATGTAGTCACTAATTTTTTAGCGTTCTCTGATGTTGGTGCCAAATTTGTCTTTGGTGAGAATTTTAAGGAGCATTTATTTGCTTTTCAAGTTTTACCCACCATTATCTTTTTCTCTGCTTTTATTAGTATTTTGTACTACTATGGCATTTTGCAACGTATTGTAAGTGGCATGGCGTGGGTGATGATGAAAACGATGAAAACATCGGGTTCTGAGTCTTTATCCTGTGCTAGTAACATATTTTTGGGGCCGACAGAGTCAGCGTTAATAGTTAAACCTTATGTTGCAAAAATGACTCAATCAGAACTCCATGCAGTAATGACCGGTGGTTTTGCCACAATTGCTGGGGGAGTTTTGGGAGCTTATTTATCATTTGGCATCCCAGCCGAACACCTAATTGCGGCTTTTTTTATGACTGCGCCTGTATCTTTGGTAGTTTCAAAAATACTTTACCCAGAAACAGAAGTATCAGCAACTGCTACCCATGCCCAGCTTGATGTGCAAACTAATTATGTAAATGTAATTGATGCGACTACTAGCGGAGCAATTGACGGCGTGAAGCTAGCGGTTAACGTTGGGGTAATAATTATTGCCTTTTTGAGTTTACTAGCAGCCCTAAATGCCTTTTTAGGATGGTTAGGGGGGTTGGTAGGCTTACCGCAGTTGTCATTACAGTGGATTTTGTCTTACATAATGGCTCCCGTAGCTTGGATGATGGGAGTACCTTGGGCAGATTGTCTACAAGTAGGGGCATTATTAGGGACAAAGACAATTCTCAATGAGTTTATTGCTTTCTTAGATTTAAAAACCCTGATTGAAAGTGGCAAAATTTCTCAAAGAGCCATAGTTATTGCTACTTACGCCTTATGTAACTTTGCGAATCTTGGCTCAATTGGCATTACCATTGGTGGCATTGCAGGTATGGCACCCGATCGCCAACATGACCTAGCCCGTATGGGTGTAAAATCCATGCTTGGCGGATTACTTGCAGGCTTTATTACTGCTTGTATTGCGGGGATGTTGGTTTAA